The window ctttgATTCCATTGTCTTTTTTAACTAGTTAGGGTTTGCtcataaagatatatatatatatatattgtataagatgtgttcaaaaaaaaaaaaaatatgattgtaTAAGATCAATTTTCCTTCTTATATATATACCGCCATtaaataatatcattttaaaagaaattttcttgtttatatttgacattattatatttatattttaatttttccgGTTTGGACAAAAGTAAAATCTTATATGTTTTGTAACCTGTTTCTTTTGATTTAgttaattttactaaaattcaaaaaagttaaaactaCATTTTTCCCTTTGATCAGGCCACATTGTAAACACGTTGTAAACTATATATGGTAACACTGACGACTCTCTTTCTTTCCAACATTCCACGTCTTTGGCCATTGGACTGCTTGATGCTGTTCTTGACCTCTTTCTTTCTCCTTGACCAACGAGACCAATTCTTTTTTTCCCCAAACAGGATCATCAGATAACAAGTTTTGTTGCCCCTCTAATTATATCCATCAAATAAACTTGTTGCCCCTTGACAATCACAGTTCCTTCTCTTTTGTATCCCTAATTCTATTCACCTAAGAGTAGTAATAGAATTAcaagagaaacaaaataaaaacaaactggGGCTGGCCTGTTTTAATTTGTGCTCCGAAATATTACCTGACAAGACTTGGTCACGACTGCCAAAACAGCTGATAATCCTTACTATACAACGAGCGGTCTTGTATCTCCAGGTTTGCTACATGCCGGTTTATGAGCTGCGACTGCATTATCTTACACACGACCAGTCCCACTGGAAATATCCACCACTCACTTTCACCCCTGCATCCCCCCAAAACACATCATAAACCCCAATAGACCAAAACGTAAGATTGACAAAAGTATTCCTTTGTAGTGATACTCACATGTTTATATTCCACGGCTGAAATGGGATTTTCTTGCTTGCTGATGATTCGCTGTTATAATGAACATATCCGCAGAGGAAAGCAACAAACTGTCACAGAACCAAAAAACTTGTCAAATAACGTTAAGACATGTAACATCTTCTAAAGAATCAACACCTACTGATATAACTGTTAAAATCCATCCTCATGTGACAGAAGTTCACATTTGCATTTGTAATCGAAACAAGTTATCAACAACAaaagaacaagaacaaaaaGATCTTACCACATTAACCAAGGACATGATATTCCACAAAGCGTAAACACGTGCTAAGCCAGCAGAGCGTCTGGGTCCATGACTGAATAAGGCATTGATCCCAGCGGGGAATGGCAAAAGCAAGCCGAGAGGTAATATAGACAAAGCCAAAAGTACATCCACCAACGAAATCGAATACAGCTGGAGCAGGGTGAGCAAGACTAGACTAAAATCTCCTAGAAGTATCATCGATATAACTAAGCCAACCATATCCTGtaatatcacaaaaatataacatagggaagagaaattaaaattattgaaaagtTGGACGGCACAACATATAATAAGACATTCATATTATAAGGATTTTGATTGGAGAGGTACCTGGTGACCCACAGGTTTCGTGTTGTGAACTAAGAAAGAGAGAAGGAAAAACatatctctcttctctttcagaCTCGGTAAGCTGTCAAGGTCGATTATTCCTCCGTAGTTCTTTCTTCGCGTTGTATTATCCTCAGCGTTTGTGTGGTTTTGATTGTAGAGCATAGTCTCTCTTAAATGTGCCGGAGAATTCTCTTTATGTACAGTCACACCGAAACTAAAGATTACAAGAATAAGACATCAAAACCCCGCATAACTAAAGATAAGTGTATAACGGAAACATGCTTAGGTGTGTGACATAAGCAAAAAACAACCTTAAACTTCTAAAGTGATCATCTTATGTATCTAGAATGCTCAagttcatattttatattcaacTCAAGACAATACAGCGCATTCAGAAGAAATAATGGTATCATGACTGTTGTCACTAAAATTGACCGTATGAAAGGATGCAATTTCTCATTTATTTACCGTGGCTGGATCTCAGTCCATGATGTTTCACTGACAGACTGAGGTGATGTTGGTTCACAATCCTCGTCAGCATGAATCAAGAGACCGTATTGGTAGTAACCACAAGCTGTGGTCTGGAACCAGGCTAGATCAACCCGTATGCCATGTGTTTCCAGAGCAGGATTGGCATGAGTTTCTAACCATCTCAGAACAGAATGAAACGTTGATCTCAGACGCCCACGGCGAACAAGGCGCAATTGAGCATTCACACCAGCCACCAGTCTGTACCAAGTAGTGGGAGGAACGAGCTGGGAAAATTAAACAATGACAAAGATCAGTACAACCTATAACATGGCAGCTAAAACTGCTTCTCGTTAACACTAAGGAACCAACCTCACTCATCAGGCTAGTAAGAATGTTGTCATTTTGAAGTGAGAAAGGAGCCATGTAACTGCCATCACCACCAAACAATATGGGCATTGGAAACCTTTGGTGAATACCAGGTGGAAGGTCTGTCCTTTTCTCATCCCCGCCAAGGAAGAAATCCAGATATGCAAGCATCAAATCAGGGGTGGCAGCGACctaaatttagaagaaaaaaatatgaatagcAAAGTAAGACAACAAATCCTTGTAAAACGAATCAGAGATTCTGAAAAATCTGTAGTCCTGTTAAGCAGTTATGAGATCAAATAAATCCCACAGGAATTACCTTCAGACCCTCGTATAAAGCGCGGGAGCGACAGGAGCGCAGACAGGAATGATCATATTCTGAACGTACAAACTCACGCAATTTTTGCAACTTCAACTTCCGCCGCCATTGCTGCCATGACCACGCAAGCGGATATGCAACCACCGAAAGAATACTATATATTGCACCTTCCCACCATTGATATGCAGCTATAGAGTTGATTTCGTCGACAAACGTGTTAAATGCAGCCTCATATCTAAAGAACCCAAAACCAATAGCGCCAAGGCTATTAGATAACTATAGACAAAATAATGAGACATAGTTAAAAGCTAGGaaataaaagaagaaacaaCTAACACTATCTCTTTTATCTCTTCTGGGGGAATATGCGAGAGATGCCATGGCTCACTGAATGTATTAGGACCCATAAAGTACATTCTATGCACATGACTCTGCGATTGCTCTGCTCTATTTGTTTCCAACACCTGAAAAAAGGAACAACATTATAATCAATAACACTGTATTATAAGGAATATTTGGCAGGTTCTTTTGCTCAGTTATGTCTGCTAGCCATATATTAGTTGCATCTGGAGTGACAAATcagaaaatacataaatcaTTCTTCGTTTGCTTCCAGAAAGTACGACAACCAAACAATCTTGGATCTAATGTTCGAAGACAAAGAAAATCATCTAACCTCATTCAGTGATTCAAGGAAAGGGAAGGAATGATCTATTTGAGAGCCATGATGCGTGGGTGCTGGGCCAGGTAAATCATCAACTCCAACAAATTTCATCCGTGCAACACTAAGTACAAGTGCTAATAGGATGAGGAGACCCATCAGAAGAAGACCAAACAACCAAGGCCCACCAAATGTGTAAATTAACTCCTCCAGAGCGGTGTAACAGTGTGGCATGTGATACCTTTCCGATATGCATCGATATGGACATGGTGTCTCAGAAACACCACCTGTTATTAAGCATAGAAATTCCAAGGTTTATAGTTGAGACATAAAAATGTTCGCCATCAATTTACAGGCACagaatttgtaagaaaaaatattcattaCCGTGGGAAAATAAAAGGTAAAAAGTTTAGGCTTGGTAGTTGAACGGGAAACAAAACTTATATCACCCAAAAATAGGAATTTTTTATAGCATATATGTAATATACAAGAGCTCCAGATTTATGCGAAAGGCTATTATACCTCGAACTGGGACATAGACAGCACGAGATGGAAGTTCATCAACGGGACAAGGAAGGCAAAGAGACCTGTCAGATCCAGTAACATTCTTGAATGTACCAGATGGACATTCCTGGAGAAAGAGTAGAATTGTGAATATAATGAGAACTACATTAATAATTCAATCGTAATAAGGGAACAAAAGACAAATAGAAAATTTCAGCCCTGATATTATAGAGCAGGAAAATGTTGAGCAAAGTTTTTCTAACCTTGCAAAATATACCGTGGAGTCCCTTTGGACAAGGCTTCCCCGTTATGGTGCCATTTTTACCGGAAAAACCATCATCTACTGCCGCTCCCCCCCTAcaattacaaaaagaaacagTGTGTTAATGCGACAGGCTGGAAAGCGATATCAAATAATAGCGAAGTAGTGTTAAATGCAGTCAATGACGGGAAAACATACTAATGCCATGGAAAACAGGTCAAAGATTTGGGAATGCACACGTATTTAGAGGACAGACCTTGCATGGATTATTCCTTTTACACTAGCAATAGGTTGGTATATGTCCCCAGTGGGAATGTTTGACCAATGAAAATGGATCCTCCCACctccgccaccaccaccaccagcagGACTGCCTGACCCACCACCACTTGAGAGAAGAGACGACTCTCCCAAAATAAGATAACGCAGGAACAAAAGAACTGTTCCGCCAGAACCACCACCAGGTGCTACAACAGAACCATTTTCATCTCTGCTCGAACGTTTGACACTTTCTCCATCAGCCCTAATTGACCCTTCAAGTGATAAAGCAGATAGAGGCTGCTCCATTGAACCAATCACTGACCAGATTCAAAGGCAAAGAAAGAACATGTTAAACAGTATAATCATGAATGCTAAAGCTTTCATGGCAACTACATGCCTGCACAACAGTGTATGGCCTAAACCATGACAAGCTTCTACAATGTTAATGGCCTACGAATCATAAACTTGTCACAAACAACAAAATACAATTCGCCAAATATATTCGCCACACCAAATACCAATAGTCAGCAGTCTACATCATACATTTTGCATCAAattcctatgaacacagcctaaTCTCTCAAGTTTACTAGAACTCCAGAATCATCAAAATCTCAAACAATTCATACCTACAATACCACCACCAGAAGATGAATAGTCTGCGCTATAATCGCCACTTCCACTGCCAAGCTCGCAAGGGAGTTCTGCATTTCCATACGTAATTCCACCTTCAACACAACTGTTATTGTAACATACACGGCCCCCTTTACCGCCATGTCCACCACCACTACCAAAGCCATTTCCAAGCAATTTACCTTCACCTACACCACCTCTACAACCTGTGATAACACGAAAAAATTGCATAAGTGTGATGCTAAAAGTACATTAAAAAGTATAAGAACATATCTTCTTTCTCCCTATGAATGGGTAGCAcctaatatattataattaggGAGTAAGCCAAGGACATGCCCATACGAAATGTAGAGGATGCGCGATCAAAACAAAATCCAAAGGGAAAATAGTTATTGTTACCCATTCCACTGGCACTAATCTCTCCAGAAGGTTCAAGGGTTACTGTTTTTGCACGGTGGAAATGAACTACTGATCCTTTGATGAAACCTTCAACGATAATATCCTCAACACGGCATATCTAGAAAGAAAGAAACGTTATCAGAATTTTCATGCTAGAGCATACGAGTTTAAACACAGCAGACATACCTGTAGAGTAAAGGATAGAGATGCATTAACATTGCAATCCTCTGGAGGATGCAGTAGCTCATAGGGGCAATCTTGCCGATCACAATAGAGCTTTGGTGTACTGCAAAGGATGAGAGTTTAATTATTGTCAGCTGATATTATCTTCGAAGAATATGGAATCAAACTAAGCATAATATGGCATTTCCTAAAATCTTACACAGCATCTCGGGATGCATTTTGTAGAGGACCACGCAAAATAGATCCAGGCCCAacctacaatttaaaaaaaaagtctatCTCCTGAACCACATCAAGCACCTTTTTACATCTATTAATTAGAAAAGCCAATATGGTCTCTAAAGGAAACCGATAGTCAAATTATGCATGTTTCATTGCATTTCCGCGGCAATGAACACCACCGCCTATTTTTCATCAGCACATATAGTCATCTGATGCAGGAGTGTCATCAAAATAAGTACTAGGAACCCACTTACATAAATCTGGTAAAACAGTGACAAAACAAGCCGTTGTGCTTCAATGGAATCCCCTGGTCCAGTAAGATTCAAGAGACCTTGTCCATGGACTCCAAGATTTGCATTTGACCGAATGACAGATGATTCCTAATTAGATTGAGAGGTCATACAAACAAATTAGATGAAACGGCTTGTAACACACTATTTGGAGGAGGAAAACAATGACATGAATTTGTGATTACCCTAAGAACAAATAAATTGCTAGCTTCGAGTATGGAAGTCGATACAGTTGTATCTACTCCTCCTCCATCTATATGCAATTCTGAATTCCACATCAAGAACATCTTAACGGTCATGCGTAAAGCCCCATAAACCTGGTACATACCAATAACGCAAAGCATGACGAACAAATGATTTACATGAGAACCAAAATAGAATATGGAATATGAAGAATGGGCAGATAAACCATGAATGAAGCAGATAGTAGCAGCACAGAAATATTCGTATCTAGCGCAGAAAGCATGATCTGGATCAGAATTTCCGAAAAGTGGAGAACCAGGGATAGACTCACCTTGATAGTGGAATCACTCATTAAGAGTTCTTCGGCCAATAATTCAAATACTGATGTACCATAATGAGCCAATCCGAAGCTCAAAACGCCTCCACACAACAAACTAATTTGCCCTTGAACCTACATATTAAGTATTTGAGTACTACATctttaattttacaaaataatatgcTGAAAACTGGAAATCTCACTGAACACCTAAATTTTATATACAGAGGGAAGACTAAAGTGTACAGGAAAGACACTagagttgcacaaaaaaaagaaacaatatcATTTTATATGAGATCACAAATAGCCCTAGCATTACAACTGCGGAAGGTGATCAAATAGTTGACCTACAAAGCCCATGCAATGGAAATTCACTTTTGAAATACCTGAACACGACTCCATAGCAGAGGACAAGTTGCCCGCGCTTTATCCTGAATATAAACATTGGTCCACAGAGGCTGGAAGGGGAATTCTAAGAGAAGAGTGTAAGTATCTGTCGTCAGATTGTAGTTGCTAACGAAAAGGCTTCGGGGAACAGCATCGTATAGAGTCCCAGCAGCACCTGAGTTATCTGGACATCCGATACTGTATCCGCCTGCATGTGGTTTCATGAAATTAGTTCACATGATTGCCGATGTTAAGCAAGTACGGAAATACTCGCTGGAAACAAAGTAACTAAATAAATATCTGAATGTAGAATTTTGCTGGTGATGATCTATCAGCTGAGAAAATGGAATTATAGCATGAAACCTATTGGTTCATATTTTAGGACCCAATAAAATTTTGCAACACACAAGTTCTTGAAATGTGGATATATTTACGATGGCCTGAAAAAAACAGGGACTTCCTAGGGACGAGAATCTAACCATGCACAAAGATCTTTGGGTCATCATGCCTGCTAAAAATATTGACAGAGACTCttccaccacctccaccaccgTAACCATTCCCACCACATGCACTAATCTGTCCAATTCCAGTCCTGCACTTCAAATAACAGCAAAGCAGAAGATGCTAACTGAGATCAATTTACCAAGAATCTGAGAAGACAAAAGACATGGGTTGTTTCATGTGTACCATACAATAACGAACAGCAAATTTCGGAGAGTTATAACCaagatctaaaatatttaaaaataaatatgccCTGAATAAGATGAATTCTTAATCACACATCCTAACGAGAACTAGGACGAGAACAGAGACCCTATAAAGCACAGTCCTAGCATACAATATTCAACCATGAGTGGATCATGCAACTCTGTTCATTTCCTCAAACTCAACATGCGCTAAAGATTACGTTCTTGAGATAAAAATCAGGACCTAGCAATTAATAATGCTTAATCTATTGCAAATCTTGCCTTCTCTGCTGACTAAAAAGACTTAAAATCCATGGAAAAAACAGCATAGAATCGAAAGTACGTTACATCTTATATGCCGTGATGTAGACGCTGCCACCAGACCCACCACCACCTTTAGCTCCTCCATAACCTCCATCCGCCAAAAGGCTCCCATTAACATCCAGAAACTGCGTTACATTCATCTTCACTCTCCCCCCACCTCCACCTCCATAATCAATCTCCCTGCTCGTCGACCCGCCTTTACTCCCATAACTCCACGGCTCATCCAGAGTCGACCACGAGTACGCATCCCCTCCCCACACATCTTCAGCAAGCTTCTTGGTATCAGTCAAACAACAAGCCCCCCTCCCACCATGCCCTCCACCAGCACCATCAATCCCCTGAGGCGTCCCGCTAGTCTGCGGCGGAGGGCTCCCAGCTAAACCCGTCGTGTTCACAGCCGATCCATCAGCAAAGCTAGCGTTACCAGCCGAAAGCTCAAAGGTCCCGGCAACAATCGTGGATTCAGCTCCCAGAGAGAAGTTCCCAGAGACGTTGATAGCTATAGAGCAACCAGGGATCGAGCAGTGGAACTTAACACCAGGCAAGATAATAAAATTACCCTTCCCAGCTATGTACACATCTTTAGTAAGATTCAAATCGGCGACGATCTTACAAGTAGTATCTAGAAACCCAACGCCGCCGAGATCCTCGCTGCAGGACACCGAGGGCCCGTGCGGAGGCGGAGGCGGCGGAGCAGGAGGCGAGTAATCCTGGTGGAAAAGCAGCGACTCTGAATCCGAATCCGGGTCTAAACCACCCGAATTGGGCTTGACAATGGCGAATCGGTAGCTTGAGCTAGGGTTTACGGCAAAAACCGCAGCAGctacgaagaagaagaggaattGAAATCGAGCCATCTAGTAGTTTCGTCAACAGTCATCACAGACGAAGTCTAGTGAGGTTTTCGATTCGATCCCAATTCGGATCATTGAGCTTAGGGTTGACGCGTGATTGAAAACCCAGAGACTCAATTAAACACACGCGCCTATGCAGAATACATCAAcgtgcgtgtgtgtgtgtgtgcatgTGTATGTATAGTCGTCTTGCTCGAGAAGATTTGGAGAAAAAGCGTATAAACCCCCACACCGAAAACTGCTCTTGTAGAGAGAGAAACGTTGCTTTTTCCTTGCTCgggtagagagagaaagagagagggaagagAGAGCTTTCGAGGAGAAAGTAACAGGTTGGAACGGAGAGTAGTTGCGATCAGGTGCGTGCGGCTTCACCGTAATCGCGAAGAAATCAGCAAAATCTTCTTTTGGATATAGCAAATCATAATATGCCATGTGTATgtttatttcattaattatcGAATAGTTGTATGACAGCTGTTATATTACGTTTTAATTACTCGCTTTGCTGTTAAACTGTATCTTCCTATTATGGAACAGTGTTTACATTGGGCCTGATAGGCCCTGATTCCTATGGAGTTTAATGTACACGTGCTACGCTTGAGTGTGAGtgttcaactttttttttttttgcatctcATTTTATTAActtactaggataagacccgcgccttgcgcgggattaagttattatttttattatattttggagaatgaaacaatagtttggcttcatttggattacgggtgttcaatccggatatcgggttggttttggttcggttcggtttttttcggtatttggttagtaaaatataactactattctaaatccatatttactttgactttagtctttcacatacttttgaaagatttcaactggacgactaaattgaccagccaatcttgttgctttaaatcattagtgtttatatatatatatatattatttagtttgaatatttattaaataaaaattcatatgcgttatattttatgatcatttgtaacttattataacaaaaaaataatctattgatcacaaaattttcagagtgggaatattcaaatttctaataatatatagacgttttgaaaaattcaaatataacttataagaaaaaatataaatgtttttattatatatttaatgtgattttttaatatctttcaataatataaaattaaaaaaaaaagaacaaagataccaaaattgttatcaaatatttattgttcataataattaatttcatatatacgttaatcatattaggtaatttcgtagcttctaattaaggaaagtgcaaaaaaaattttggtagattatttatcaattcgatagttagtttaataaaaaatataatgtaagtcaagatggaccaacctatttttttaagaatagtatattttatatagtcatttattaaatgagaatttataatcatacagttctatgatcattcatatcattttataactgaatatttaaatcatcgataacaaattttttaatgtgaaatctttaataagtttataatttataaatgtttttgaaaattcattgaaagttttaatattaaaatatttatgtaatcttatggtatatagtataatctatatatatataaatatataagttttattattaaatgatattttttactcatatggttttaaaataatgtgtatcttcttataatattaaataaaagttcatattaatacaattttatgatcatttgtaacttattatgacaaaaaaaataatctattgatcacaaaattttcagactggggatcttcaaatttctaataatttatagacgtttttaaaaattcaaaatataacatataagaaaaattataaatgtttttattatatatttaatgtgatttttaaatatattttagtaatataaaattaaaaaaagaactaagatacaaaaattgttatcaaatatttattattcattataattaattttcacatatacgttaatcatattaggtaatttcgtagcttttatttaaggaaagtgcaaaacattttttggtacgttatttatcaattcgatagttagtttaataaaaagtgtaatataagttaagatggaccaacctatttttctaggaatagtatattttgtatagttatttattaaataagaatttataatcatacggttctatgatcgttcatatcgttttataacaaaatatttaaatcatcgataataaaattttcaatctgaaatctttaataagtttataatttataaatgttcttgaaaattcattgaaagttttaatattaaaatatttatgtaatcttatggtatatagtgtttaatatatatatatatatatatatatttattttattattaaatgatattttttactcatatggttttaaaatcatgtgtatcttcttataataaaaatgttaagccattgatcattaatttttaacataataattttaatagttttagtcatttattgtcgtttttaaaaattcaaaatataacatatacgaaaaaatctaaattttatttttatagccaatttgattgtttaatttattttaataatataaaattaaacaaaaaaagatggaggagatatacattgttatcaaatctttattattaacctcattaattgtcatatatatattagtca of the Brassica rapa cultivar Chiifu-401-42 chromosome A03, CAAS_Brap_v3.01, whole genome shotgun sequence genome contains:
- the LOC103855923 gene encoding uncharacterized protein LOC103855923; protein product: MARFQFLFFFVAAAVFAVNPSSSYRFAIVKPNSGGLDPDSDSESLLFHQDYSPPAPPPPPPHGPSVSCSEDLGGVGFLDTTCKIVADLNLTKDVYIAGKGNFIILPGVKFHCSIPGCSIAINVSGNFSLGAESTIVAGTFELSAGNASFADGSAVNTTGLAGSPPPQTSGTPQGIDGAGGGHGGRGACCLTDTKKLAEDVWGGDAYSWSTLDEPWSYGSKGGSTSREIDYGGGGGGRVKMNVTQFLDVNGSLLADGGYGGAKGGGGSGGSVYITAYKMTGIGQISACGGNGYGGGGGGRVSVNIFSRHDDPKIFVHGGYSIGCPDNSGAAGTLYDAVPRSLFVSNYNLTTDTYTLLLEFPFQPLWTNVYIQDKARATCPLLWSRVQVQGQISLLCGGVLSFGLAHYGTSVFELLAEELLMSDSTIKVYGALRMTVKMFLMWNSELHIDGGGVDTTVSTSILEASNLFVLRESSVIRSNANLGVHGQGLLNLTGPGDSIEAQRLVLSLFYQIYVGPGSILRGPLQNASRDAVTPKLYCDRQDCPYELLHPPEDCNVNASLSFTLQICRVEDIIVEGFIKGSVVHFHRAKTVTLEPSGEISASGMGCRGGVGEGKLLGNGFGSGGGHGGKGGRVCYNNSCVEGGITYGNAELPCELGSGSGDYSADYSSSGGGIVVIGSMEQPLSALSLEGSIRADGESVKRSSRDENGSVVAPGGGSGGTVLLFLRYLILGESSLLSSGGGSGSPAGGGGGGGGRIHFHWSNIPTGDIYQPIASVKGIIHARGGAAVDDGFSGKNGTITGKPCPKGLHGIFCKECPSGTFKNVTGSDRSLCLPCPVDELPSRAVYVPVRGGVSETPCPYRCISERYHMPHCYTALEELIYTFGGPWLFGLLLMGLLILLALVLSVARMKFVGVDDLPGPAPTHHGSQIDHSFPFLESLNEVLETNRAEQSQSHVHRMYFMGPNTFSEPWHLSHIPPEEIKEIVYEAAFNTFVDEINSIAAYQWWEGAIYSILSVVAYPLAWSWQQWRRKLKLQKLREFVRSEYDHSCLRSCRSRALYEGLKVAATPDLMLAYLDFFLGGDEKRTDLPPGIHQRFPMPILFGGDGSYMAPFSLQNDNILTSLMSELVPPTTWYRLVAGVNAQLRLVRRGRLRSTFHSVLRWLETHANPALETHGIRVDLAWFQTTACGYYQYGLLIHADEDCEPTSPQSVSETSWTEIQPRFGVTVHKENSPAHLRETMLYNQNHTNAEDNTTRRKNYGGIIDLDSLPSLKEKRDMFFLLSFLVHNTKPVGHQDMVGLVISMILLGDFSLVLLTLLQLYSISLVDVLLALSILPLGLLLPFPAGINALFSHGPRRSAGLARVYALWNIMSLVNVFVAFLCGYVHYNSESSASKKIPFQPWNINMGESEWWIFPVGLVVCKIMQSQLINRHVANLEIQDRSLYSKDYQLFWQS